Proteins co-encoded in one Hyphomicrobiales bacterium genomic window:
- the tesB gene encoding acyl-CoA thioesterase II, with amino-acid sequence MSYGVEDLLEILNLEQLEHNLFRGKSPNVGWQRVFGGQVIGQALVAASRTVEDRNAHSLHCYFMRPGDPNIPIIYDVDKIRDGKSFTTRRVVAIQHGKPIFSLSASFQIEEEGFDHQIDMPDVPQPEELLSEKEMIETYMDLAPQNVKDYWSRPRPIEVRFTSLKHYISKEKLEPKQHVWIKATAPVPEDHLRSSSVLAYLSDMTLLDTSLFAHGTSIFNRNLQVASLDHAMWFHRKADFSDWILYTQDSPSATGGRGFTRGSLYTRNGTLIASVAQEGLIRQR; translated from the coding sequence ATGTCATACGGCGTTGAAGATCTTCTTGAAATTTTGAACTTGGAACAGCTTGAACACAATCTATTCCGAGGAAAGAGCCCGAATGTGGGTTGGCAACGCGTTTTCGGCGGGCAAGTCATTGGGCAAGCTTTGGTTGCGGCCTCTCGCACCGTGGAAGATAGAAACGCTCATTCGCTGCATTGCTATTTTATGCGGCCAGGCGATCCCAATATCCCGATTATCTATGACGTTGATAAAATTCGCGACGGCAAAAGTTTCACGACACGCCGTGTGGTGGCCATTCAACACGGCAAACCGATTTTCTCACTATCAGCCTCGTTTCAAATAGAAGAAGAAGGCTTCGATCACCAAATAGACATGCCAGATGTGCCTCAGCCTGAAGAGCTGTTAAGTGAAAAAGAGATGATCGAAACCTATATGGATCTCGCGCCCCAAAATGTAAAAGATTACTGGAGCAGGCCAAGGCCAATCGAAGTTCGGTTTACATCCTTGAAGCATTATATATCCAAAGAAAAACTAGAACCGAAACAGCATGTCTGGATTAAAGCAACCGCCCCTGTTCCAGAAGATCACCTGCGCTCATCATCTGTATTGGCTTATCTGTCAGATATGACACTGCTTGATACATCGTTATTCGCGCACGGGACCAGCATCTTCAATCGCAATCTACAAGTCGCAAGTCTTGACCACGCCATGTGGTTCCATCGCAAAGCTGATTTTTCCGATTGGATTTTGTACACCCAAGATAGCCCAAGTGCCACAGGTGGCAGAGGCTTCACACGCGGTTCCCTTTATACCCGTAATGGCACCTTAATAGCATCGGTCGCCCAAGAAGGGCTTATCCGCCAACGATAG
- a CDS encoding ubiquinone biosynthesis hydroxylase, with product MEKFDILIAGGGYVGMSTALSIKLAAPHLSILLVDPAPPLSERKVRDLRASAIALAAQKMLDQLGVWDKLKEQAQPINDMIVTDSKTGDAVRPVYLTFDQKVEDGQPFAHMVPNGAMVAAIEERAQALGVDIRYSESVIDFEEQPASMAISLKSGSEVEAGLLVAADGVKSGLRSIAGIKTIHWDYGQSGIVTTVAHEKAHDGRAVEHFLPSGPFAILPLTDNRSSLVWTEKTRDAEKLVQGDDFVFDLELERRFGHQLGELEVVGSKRAYPISLTLAKEFVSNRFALVGDAAHGIHPIAGQGLNLGFRDVAALSEVIVEADRLGQDFGTLDVLERYQQWRRFDTWLMGFTTDVLNRLFSNRSDALRLARSVGLGVVDRIPQLKQFFIGQAAGTVANNQPRLLVGEPL from the coding sequence ATGGAAAAATTCGATATCCTCATTGCAGGCGGCGGATATGTCGGTATGTCGACGGCTTTGTCGATTAAACTGGCAGCACCCCATCTTTCCATCTTACTTGTTGATCCGGCCCCGCCTTTAAGTGAGCGCAAGGTTCGCGATTTACGGGCATCGGCGATTGCACTTGCCGCGCAAAAAATGCTCGATCAGCTCGGGGTCTGGGACAAATTGAAAGAGCAAGCCCAACCGATCAACGACATGATTGTCACTGATTCAAAAACGGGTGATGCGGTTCGTCCGGTCTATTTAACATTTGATCAAAAGGTCGAAGACGGCCAGCCGTTTGCGCATATGGTGCCCAATGGGGCGATGGTTGCCGCTATAGAAGAGCGGGCGCAGGCTTTAGGTGTTGATATTCGTTACAGTGAAAGTGTGATTGATTTTGAAGAGCAGCCCGCATCCATGGCTATATCTTTAAAGTCAGGCAGCGAAGTTGAGGCTGGCCTACTTGTTGCAGCTGACGGCGTGAAATCTGGTTTGCGTTCAATTGCAGGCATCAAAACCATTCATTGGGATTACGGTCAGTCTGGCATTGTCACCACCGTTGCTCATGAAAAAGCACATGATGGGCGCGCGGTGGAGCACTTCTTGCCGTCAGGTCCATTCGCAATTTTGCCTTTAACAGACAACCGCTCGTCACTGGTTTGGACTGAGAAGACCCGCGATGCGGAAAAACTGGTCCAAGGTGATGATTTTGTCTTTGACCTAGAGTTGGAGCGTCGGTTTGGCCATCAATTAGGCGAACTTGAAGTTGTCGGTTCAAAGCGGGCCTATCCAATCAGCCTCACTCTTGCCAAAGAGTTTGTTTCAAACCGCTTTGCTTTGGTAGGAGATGCTGCCCACGGTATTCATCCCATTGCAGGGCAGGGGCTTAATCTTGGGTTTCGCGATGTTGCAGCCTTAAGTGAAGTGATTGTTGAAGCAGATCGCTTGGGCCAAGATTTTGGAACACTGGATGTCTTGGAGCGCTACCAGCAATGGCGACGCTTTGATACGTGGTTGATGGGCTTTACCACGGACGTCTTAAACCGGCTGTTTTCTAACCGCAGTGATGCATTGAGATTAGCGCGTAGTGTCGGGCTGGGCGTGGTGGATCGTATTCCGCAATTAAAGCAGTTCTTCATTGGTCAAGCAGCTGGAACCGTTGCTAACAATCAACCACGTTTATTGGTAGGAGAGCCACTTTAG
- a CDS encoding TetR/AcrR family transcriptional regulator, producing MPRKSNKREKLLDAAAEAFWVNGYGSTSLADIATSSDVPLGNIYYYFKTKAAIAEGVSEIFVAETRQSLEEINQKHKSPVDRLIAFIDLLRESAESRAKLGCPLASGIRDFSDCVPTALSRTNEVFDTLVGWLSQVLEDAQDKKAKQHARAIITRWQGSIVLSHGSGSEQFLTEALDDLEQDIIAWTEQRANA from the coding sequence TTGCCTAGAAAGTCTAATAAGCGGGAAAAACTACTAGATGCGGCGGCGGAAGCCTTCTGGGTCAATGGCTATGGTTCAACGAGCCTTGCAGATATTGCAACGAGTTCAGACGTGCCTTTGGGTAACATCTATTATTACTTCAAAACCAAAGCAGCCATCGCTGAAGGTGTTAGCGAAATCTTTGTTGCTGAAACACGGCAATCACTAGAAGAAATCAATCAAAAACATAAAAGCCCAGTTGATCGGCTTATCGCTTTTATTGATCTTTTGCGTGAAAGCGCTGAAAGCCGCGCTAAACTTGGATGCCCGCTGGCTAGCGGAATTCGTGATTTCTCTGATTGTGTGCCAACAGCTCTTTCGCGAACCAATGAAGTTTTTGATACGTTGGTCGGTTGGTTGAGCCAAGTCCTTGAAGACGCACAAGACAAAAAAGCCAAACAACACGCCCGCGCAATTATTACCCGTTGGCAGGGATCGATTGTTCTGTCCCATGGATCAGGCAGCGAGCAATTTTTGACGGAAGCGCTCGATGATTTAGAACAAGACATCATCGCTTGGACAGAACAACGAGCTAACGCTTAA
- a CDS encoding Trm112 family protein — translation MPDDNPEQNSQHAAASLDRKLLEVLVCPLTKGVLSYDSAAQELISKTAKLAYPIRGGIPIMLPEEARELDL, via the coding sequence ATGCCAGACGATAATCCAGAACAAAATTCTCAACATGCCGCAGCAAGTTTAGACCGCAAACTGTTGGAGGTCCTCGTTTGTCCTCTAACGAAAGGCGTTCTGTCTTACGATAGTGCCGCGCAGGAATTAATCAGCAAAACGGCGAAACTTGCTTACCCTATTCGCGGCGGAATACCGATAATGCTGCCTGAAGAAGCGCGTGAATTAGATCTTTAA
- a CDS encoding LON peptidase substrate-binding domain-containing protein, with translation MESNNTKYETVDDLPKSLPVFPLTAALLLPGGNLPLNIFEPRYLAMIDAALAGDRMIGMVQPAITGQSSTENGLCQIGCAGRLVSFSETSDGRYVIGLVGISRFSIHSELETTTPFRQAVTDWSAFENDLKPDLSNSQIDRELLLETFRAYLDQNDMEVDWEGIEEADTGVLVNALSMMSPYGAAEKQAFLEAKDLKQRADTLVAITEIFLAKQASDSGVTLQ, from the coding sequence TTGGAATCTAATAATACCAAATACGAGACGGTTGATGATCTTCCAAAGTCATTACCTGTTTTCCCACTGACAGCCGCTCTTCTGCTACCCGGTGGCAACTTACCGCTCAATATTTTCGAACCCCGCTATCTCGCGATGATTGACGCAGCACTGGCGGGCGATCGGATGATTGGTATGGTTCAACCTGCAATCACTGGACAGTCATCAACTGAAAATGGCCTTTGCCAAATTGGATGTGCGGGGCGTCTTGTGTCGTTTAGCGAAACATCTGATGGTCGTTATGTAATTGGCCTGGTGGGTATTTCACGATTTTCAATTCATTCCGAACTGGAAACGACAACACCCTTCAGACAAGCAGTAACTGACTGGTCTGCCTTCGAAAATGATTTGAAACCTGATCTCAGCAATAGCCAGATTGATCGAGAATTATTGCTTGAAACATTCCGCGCTTATCTGGATCAAAACGATATGGAAGTTGATTGGGAAGGCATCGAAGAGGCGGATACTGGTGTATTGGTCAATGCACTTTCTATGATGAGCCCTTACGGGGCTGCAGAAAAACAAGCCTTTCTGGAAGCAAAAGATTTAAAACAACGGGCAGATACCCTGGTTGCGATCACAGAAATATTTCTTGCAAAACAAGCTTCAGATAGCGGCGTGACACTTCAGTAG
- the trxA gene encoding thioredoxin: MSDMMSTGTSYSTGGSSGKASQGELIKDTTTQAFPIDVIEESNKQPVLIDFWAPWCGPCKQLTPVIEKAVNDAGGAVKLVKMNIDEHPEISGQMGVKSIPAVVAFSNGRPVDGFMGMQGEKEIKEFIARIAGPVAPNNEEMLVEEAEKLLEAEDFQGAAGYFSAALQADQTNLVAIAGLAKCAIGLGDAAQAADILKMTPEDKLEDPIIKGVAAQLALLEKAADMGDLEPLMARIEADENDHQARFDLAIALNAVGKRQDAASSLLEIIARDREWNDDGARKELLTFFEAWGPTDDATKFARRKLSSILFS; the protein is encoded by the coding sequence ATGAGCGATATGATGTCTACTGGAACAAGCTATTCAACTGGCGGCTCAAGTGGCAAAGCCAGCCAAGGTGAATTGATCAAGGACACCACCACGCAAGCTTTCCCAATCGATGTGATTGAGGAATCAAACAAACAACCAGTGCTTATCGACTTTTGGGCGCCTTGGTGCGGGCCTTGCAAACAATTGACCCCTGTTATCGAAAAAGCCGTCAATGATGCTGGTGGTGCTGTAAAACTTGTCAAAATGAATATTGATGAGCACCCAGAGATTTCCGGCCAGATGGGCGTTAAATCCATTCCTGCGGTTGTGGCTTTCAGCAATGGTAGACCCGTTGACGGATTTATGGGCATGCAAGGTGAAAAAGAAATCAAAGAATTCATCGCTCGGATTGCCGGCCCCGTTGCTCCAAACAATGAAGAAATGCTTGTTGAAGAAGCAGAGAAATTATTGGAAGCAGAAGATTTCCAAGGAGCAGCCGGATATTTCAGCGCAGCCCTACAAGCAGATCAAACCAACTTGGTAGCCATCGCTGGCCTCGCAAAATGTGCCATCGGTCTTGGCGACGCGGCGCAGGCTGCTGACATCTTAAAAATGACGCCAGAAGACAAATTAGAAGACCCAATCATCAAAGGTGTCGCTGCACAACTCGCGCTTTTGGAAAAAGCTGCTGATATGGGTGATCTTGAACCGCTTATGGCAAGAATTGAAGCCGATGAGAACGACCATCAAGCCCGCTTTGATTTAGCAATTGCACTTAATGCGGTTGGAAAAAGACAAGATGCAGCCAGTTCACTATTGGAAATAATTGCGCGCGACCGTGAATGGAATGACGATGGAGCTCGCAAAGAGCTTTTGACGTTTTTTGAAGCATGGGGGCCAACTGATGATGCCACCAAGTTTGCACGCAGAAAATTATCGTCTATCTTATTTTCTTAA
- a CDS encoding prolyl-tRNA synthetase associated domain-containing protein, whose translation MITTRDAILAKLDELGIVTTTYDHEAVFTVEESEKLHDQIPGGHTKNLFVKDKKGKLFLLVVGAHATIDMKTLHKKLECARLSFGKPDLLQEKLGITPGSVNAFCIINDENDEVSILFDKTLMTYDQIACHPMTNTATTVIGREDLERFVKSTNHEVTIMALAEPAGE comes from the coding sequence GTGATTACCACACGCGACGCAATATTAGCCAAGTTAGACGAGCTTGGGATTGTCACCACGACCTATGATCACGAAGCTGTCTTCACCGTTGAAGAAAGTGAGAAGCTGCATGATCAAATCCCAGGTGGTCATACGAAGAACCTTTTTGTGAAAGACAAAAAGGGTAAATTGTTTCTGCTGGTTGTGGGCGCCCATGCTACCATCGACATGAAAACGCTTCATAAAAAACTAGAGTGCGCACGCCTCAGCTTTGGCAAACCAGACCTATTGCAGGAGAAACTCGGTATTACTCCAGGTTCGGTCAATGCTTTTTGCATCATCAATGATGAGAACGATGAAGTTTCGATCCTTTTTGATAAAACCTTAATGACCTACGACCAAATTGCTTGCCATCCCATGACAAACACGGCCACAACGGTTATTGGACGGGAGGATTTAGAGAGATTTGTAAAATCAACCAATCACGAAGTGACCATCATGGCGCTTGCAGAACCGGCTGGAGAATAA
- a CDS encoding MucR family transcriptional regulator, which yields MNNDASKTNTEQNRAQITAQLSAEIICAYVSNNTLPASELPVLLTNINTAMTNLVTQVGAENEVETEQTRTPAVPIKKSIKPDMLTCLECGLEFKSLKKHLRASHDLSPEEYRKRWGLPSDYPMVASAYAERRSELAKRIGLGRKS from the coding sequence ATGAATAATGACGCAAGCAAAACTAACACTGAGCAAAATAGAGCGCAAATTACAGCTCAACTATCAGCAGAGATCATCTGCGCTTATGTGTCAAACAACACCTTACCAGCATCAGAGTTGCCTGTTTTATTGACGAATATCAACACCGCGATGACAAATTTGGTGACGCAGGTGGGTGCTGAAAATGAAGTAGAAACAGAGCAAACACGAACACCTGCTGTTCCGATCAAAAAGTCTATCAAACCCGATATGCTTACATGCCTTGAGTGTGGTCTCGAATTTAAATCTCTGAAAAAACACTTACGTGCAAGTCATGACCTGTCACCCGAAGAGTATCGAAAAAGGTGGGGGTTGCCGTCTGATTATCCGATGGTGGCATCAGCCTACGCCGAACGACGTTCGGAGCTAGCAAAAAGAATAGGTCTAGGGCGTAAATCATAA
- a CDS encoding DMT family transporter yields the protein MVYLFAIGAVALWSTNALVASLVLTALPVEQIQFLQFFGAFIVFAAIRYSGKSKRRAQKISRASWVLGITGLTGTMIFQYIAFSIGPITEVNVIAYAWPLITALLIVKTGATSYPRLLIFLSFIGFLGAAMVIGGNMLFNLSVELNVYGFLFASLSALCMAFYSFGIGRVKADANSVLFTGAFVGVIITAIWSFFGDLNWTLPWAITAGLYLGVGPMGIGYLLWSFAMQRDTSGNAALLGFLTPITSTLLLVFNGNGMDVTSIFGAFLVILSCLVIGLRSQQQAQL from the coding sequence ATGGTCTATTTGTTCGCAATTGGCGCTGTGGCACTTTGGTCGACTAACGCTTTAGTCGCCAGTTTAGTCCTCACAGCACTACCTGTTGAACAAATACAATTCTTACAATTCTTCGGTGCTTTTATTGTTTTTGCGGCAATTAGATATAGCGGCAAATCAAAAAGACGAGCTCAGAAAATTTCAAGAGCTTCGTGGGTGCTTGGCATCACTGGCCTTACCGGTACGATGATATTCCAATATATCGCTTTCTCCATTGGTCCCATCACCGAGGTCAACGTAATCGCTTATGCATGGCCACTTATAACCGCGCTTTTGATTGTAAAAACGGGTGCCACATCATATCCGCGATTATTGATTTTCCTTTCTTTCATTGGGTTTTTGGGTGCAGCCATGGTGATTGGAGGCAATATGCTTTTCAATTTGTCCGTTGAACTGAATGTTTATGGATTTTTATTCGCGAGCTTATCTGCACTATGCATGGCTTTTTACAGTTTCGGGATTGGCAGAGTTAAAGCTGATGCAAATAGTGTGCTTTTCACAGGCGCTTTCGTAGGCGTCATTATCACGGCAATTTGGAGTTTTTTCGGGGACCTTAATTGGACTTTACCCTGGGCAATAACCGCAGGTTTATACCTAGGCGTTGGGCCAATGGGGATCGGCTACCTTCTGTGGTCGTTTGCCATGCAACGAGACACAAGTGGCAACGCAGCGTTATTGGGTTTTTTAACGCCGATTACGTCAACTTTATTACTCGTATTCAACGGCAATGGAATGGATGTGACCAGTATATTCGGCGCGTTTTTAGTCATTTTAAGCTGTCTTGTCATCGGTTTACGGTCACAACAGCAAGCCCAGTTGTAA
- a CDS encoding LysR substrate-binding domain-containing protein, with the protein MRNLRDVNLNSLRIVESAARTGSFVRAAEEQMLTPSAISQRVKNLEDQLRFKIFNRRNNSVILTTEGDAFVAHVRDALDTILHAGLEAKSMNRKSVLKICALPTFTVRWLLRRLSSFEEREPDIRLNLANSYNPPNFAKEDFDLAILYGNGHFPGYESKLLFSEELTPVCAPSLLEKNHVKNIDEFQPDQLANFTLLHSDTCTMNWQYWLEHTRAHDVLKTAQSTYFSSCLLSYEAACAGLGFAIANRTYMMDDIASKRLIAPYSVDLKSGCGWYIVYPSSHKDLQKIRSFEAWITEQSSLSQKQCLEIFDGNSTGLQ; encoded by the coding sequence ATGCGAAATTTGAGAGACGTTAACTTAAATTCACTTCGAATTGTTGAAAGTGCTGCTCGAACCGGTAGTTTTGTGCGCGCTGCAGAAGAGCAAATGCTAACGCCTTCGGCCATTTCCCAGCGGGTTAAAAACTTAGAAGATCAGCTTCGATTTAAAATCTTCAATAGAAGAAATAACTCAGTCATTCTGACAACAGAGGGAGACGCTTTCGTTGCCCATGTGCGCGACGCGCTTGATACTATTTTACACGCTGGGCTAGAAGCAAAGTCGATGAATCGAAAATCTGTGCTAAAAATCTGCGCGTTGCCAACTTTTACTGTGCGGTGGCTCTTACGTCGATTGAGTAGTTTTGAAGAACGCGAGCCTGATATCCGTTTGAACCTAGCAAATTCCTATAATCCGCCAAATTTTGCGAAGGAAGATTTTGATCTGGCCATCTTATACGGGAATGGTCACTTCCCAGGCTATGAGAGTAAACTGCTCTTCTCCGAAGAATTAACTCCCGTATGTGCCCCAAGTTTATTGGAAAAAAATCACGTCAAGAACATTGATGAATTTCAACCTGATCAGCTTGCCAATTTCACCCTATTGCATTCCGACACTTGCACAATGAATTGGCAATATTGGCTTGAGCATACGCGTGCTCATGATGTTTTGAAGACTGCGCAGAGTACTTATTTTAGTAGTTGCTTACTATCATATGAAGCAGCTTGCGCAGGTCTGGGTTTCGCAATTGCCAATCGCACATACATGATGGACGATATCGCATCAAAACGGCTGATAGCGCCTTATAGCGTTGACCTCAAATCTGGTTGCGGCTGGTACATTGTCTATCCATCTTCACACAAAGATTTACAAAAAATTCGAAGCTTCGAGGCTTGGATCACTGAACAATCAAGCTTATCGCAGAAGCAATGCCTTGAGATATTTGATGGTAATTCAACTGGGTTGCAATAA
- a CDS encoding hydantoinase B/oxoprolinase family protein, with amino-acid sequence MKLTSIDLQIMWNRLIAVVEEQATTLIRTAFSTSVREAGDLSAGLFDRQGRMIAQAVTGTPGHVNAMAESVTHFAREIGLQNIFEGDVFITNDPWMGTGHLHDITMVTPVFRKGSHIGYFACTAHVVDVGGRGFGPDANEVYEEGLLIPITKFAERGTVSELLVQMVKANVRTPDQTVGDMYSLAACNEAGERRLQSMLDEFDVDDIDALSDFIIEASRKATHAAIAAVPDGSFEHDMLVDGYDIPVHMKVKLDIAGDRLKADFDGTSGMSNFGVNVPVVYTRAYACYGLKCAIAPDVPNNTGSLEPFEITAPEGCILAAKRPAPVSVRHVLGHLVPDVVLGALHKALPNTVPAEGSSALWNIQISTRPIDKQSDLPTHEVLMFNSGGTGARPTVDGLSATAFPSGVSTMSVEATEHVGAITVWRKDFRKGSGGAGALRGGLGQIIEIEPREGYDFYFNAMFDRVDNPARGRNGGAKGAAGRVELADGTTLKSKGRQLVKNGQRLKLSLPGGGGYGNPNNREPEQILDDVADDMISLEQAKNDYGYNK; translated from the coding sequence ATGAAGCTAACTTCGATTGATCTACAAATCATGTGGAACCGTTTGATTGCGGTTGTTGAAGAACAAGCAACAACCCTCATTCGAACAGCCTTTTCAACGTCAGTTCGTGAAGCAGGCGATCTTTCAGCAGGCTTATTTGATCGACAGGGGCGAATGATTGCTCAAGCTGTCACAGGTACGCCAGGTCACGTTAATGCGATGGCAGAGAGTGTTACGCATTTTGCCCGCGAGATCGGATTGCAAAACATATTCGAAGGCGATGTTTTCATCACCAATGATCCTTGGATGGGAACGGGCCACCTGCACGATATAACAATGGTAACCCCTGTCTTTCGAAAAGGAAGCCATATCGGTTATTTTGCCTGCACGGCGCACGTGGTGGACGTTGGTGGGCGTGGGTTTGGGCCAGATGCTAATGAGGTTTACGAAGAAGGCCTGTTGATCCCAATTACAAAATTTGCAGAACGGGGAACCGTCTCCGAGCTCTTGGTGCAAATGGTGAAAGCCAATGTTCGCACACCAGACCAAACCGTGGGCGACATGTATTCCCTTGCCGCATGCAATGAAGCAGGCGAACGCCGTCTTCAGTCTATGTTGGATGAATTCGACGTTGACGATATAGATGCCCTTTCTGACTTCATAATCGAAGCAAGCCGCAAGGCAACACATGCAGCGATTGCAGCAGTACCTGATGGGTCTTTCGAGCATGACATGCTGGTAGATGGATATGATATTCCCGTCCATATGAAGGTAAAACTGGATATTGCTGGAGACCGCCTCAAGGCCGATTTTGATGGAACATCTGGAATGAGCAATTTTGGCGTCAATGTTCCAGTGGTCTATACACGCGCCTATGCTTGTTATGGGTTGAAATGCGCAATTGCGCCTGATGTCCCAAACAATACCGGCTCCCTAGAACCGTTTGAAATTACCGCACCAGAAGGCTGTATTTTGGCAGCAAAACGCCCTGCACCCGTAAGTGTCCGCCATGTGTTAGGGCATTTGGTGCCCGATGTTGTTCTAGGTGCATTACACAAAGCTTTACCCAATACGGTTCCGGCAGAAGGCTCGAGTGCTTTGTGGAACATTCAAATTTCCACCCGCCCAATCGACAAGCAAAGTGACTTGCCAACCCATGAAGTTCTTATGTTCAATTCAGGTGGCACAGGCGCGCGACCAACTGTTGACGGACTGTCTGCAACGGCTTTCCCATCAGGTGTTTCAACCATGAGCGTTGAAGCAACAGAACATGTCGGCGCGATCACTGTATGGCGTAAAGATTTCAGAAAAGGATCCGGCGGCGCAGGTGCATTACGCGGTGGCTTGGGTCAAATCATCGAGATTGAACCGCGCGAAGGATATGATTTTTACTTCAATGCCATGTTTGACCGAGTAGATAATCCAGCACGTGGGCGCAATGGTGGTGCAAAGGGTGCTGCTGGCCGTGTGGAACTTGCTGATGGAACCACTTTGAAAAGCAAAGGCCGACAATTGGTCAAAAATGGTCAACGGCTCAAACTGAGCCTTCCTGGTGGCGGAGGCTATGGCAATCCAAATAACAGAGAACCTGAGCAAATTCTGGATGATGTAGCAGACGATATGATCAGTTTGGAACAAGCAAAAAATGATTACGGATACAACAAGTAG